From a single Candoia aspera isolate rCanAsp1 chromosome 2, rCanAsp1.hap2, whole genome shotgun sequence genomic region:
- the LOC134492323 gene encoding TBC1 domain family member 24-like encodes MDILKDSNLGITQETVNPTKEPVQIIAKAGIGDSNSASCLGCSVFVDQTKIPKLNDHQDSHEQFLGKSMKELKKLAREGCWARSHTLRAKAYQHIIQDIPCRLMTPDAFVYSDVASTLFGNQSESFDPLPEFLAGSIMPEYCLTPEGITALKKILICISNLYPDITYCPFLPAVTALVLHYSQDEAQCFELTCRLLYSKAPHTTYIDHSFLAHEASCMTFGDLANKHCPAAHQLIASSSDNIFEVYSEWLVWLFDDLPFNYVIRIFDVYLLEGQKVLYRIALALLRQYRLFVTSRRQEVVDIKGSLHTFLWDIHEYLAADKLLEKAFGIRLFSRKEIWLLQMANRKALVDKGVTMVQHRQPFHLIVNAHNFTSTIVTAQEMRIVWSWIPERFSLYSPVLLFSTSEDGYSLQRFYSCCEGYEPTLLLLKNTLGEVCGAFLSSDWNERKKSGGATSFFGTGECFIFTVHPEMERYEWVFIKKPEQAKALPRPQRQRSPSPFSLESHRTTSSNHLTVPKLETIKYRLSPFLAIRHFKLPSKTASMFMSGSQEGIIIGGGGGQALYIDANLNHGRTEHCETFDNPPLCQQNFQVQLLEVWGFQNS; translated from the exons AGACAGTTAATCCAACTAAAGAACCTGTGCAAATCATTGCCAAGGCTGGGATAGGGGACAGTAACTCGGCTTCCTGCCTAGGCTGCAGTGTATTTGTGGACCAGACCAAGATCCCCAAATTGAATGATCATCAGGACTCTCATGAACAGTTCCTTGGCAAGTCTATGAAAGAGCTGAAGAAGCTAGCAAGGGAAGGATGTTGGGCTAGAAGCCATACCCTGAGGGCAAAGGCTTACCAGCACATTATCCAAGATATACCATGCCGGTTAATGACGCCTGATGCCTTCGTCTACAGTGACGTTGCCAGCACGTTATTTGGAAACCAGAGTGAAAGCTTCGATCCCTTGCCTGAATTCCTGGCAGGAAGCATCATGCCCGAATACTGCCTCACCCCAGAAGGGATAACTGCTCTGAAGAAAATACTTATCTGCATTTCCAATTTATACCCTGATATCACTTACTGTCCTTTCCTCCCAGCTGTGACTGCCCTGGTGCTCCATTATAGCCAAGACGAAGCCCAATGCTTTGAGCTTACTTGCCGACTCCTCTACTCCAAGGCTCCCCACACCACCTATATAGATCATTCCTTCCTGGCTCATGAGGCCTCCTGTATGACCTTTGGGGACTTAGCCAATAAGCACTGCCCAGCTGCCCACCAACTGATAGCAAGTTCATCAGACAACATCTTTGAGGTGTACTCTGAGTGGCTGGTGTGGCTCTTTGATGATCTTCCCTTTAATTATGTCATTCGCATTTTTGATGTGTATCTCCTGGAGGGGCAAAAAGTCCTCTACCGCATTGCTCTGGCACTGCTGAGGCAATACCGGCTCTTTGTGACATCAAGAAGACAAGAGGTGGTTGACATCAAGGGAAGCTTACACACTTTCCTGTGGGACATTCATGAATATTTGGCGGCTGACAAGCTTTTAGAGAAAGCATTTGGCATCCGACTTTTCTCCCGCAAAGAAATCTGGCTTCTTCAAATGGCTAACAGGAAGGCTCTGGTGGATAAAGGAGTAACAATGGTGCAGCACAG ACAACCATTCCACCTCATTGTGAATGCACATAATTTTACTTCCACCATCGTTACGGCTCAGGAAATGCGGATTGTGTGGTCCTGGATCCCAGAACGATTTTCTCTGTACTCACCTGTTCTCTTATTCTCAACGTCTGAAGATGGATACAGTTTGCAAAG GTTTTATTCCTGCTGTGAGGGCTACGAACCAACATTACTGTTGTTAAAAAACACACTGGGAGAA GTGTGTGGAGCATTTCTTTCCTCTGActggaatgaaaggaaaaaaagtggagGAGCAACAAGCTTCTTTGGCACAGGAGAATGCTTTATTTTTACA GTGCATCCTGAAATGGAGCGGTATGAATGGGTGTTCATCAAGAAGCCAGAACAAGCTAAAGCTCTACCTCGTCCCCAACGCCAGCGTTCACCGTCTCCCTTTTCTTTGGAGAGTCACAGAACAACCAGCTCAAACCACCTCACTGTACCAAAGTTAGAGACAATTAAATACCGTCTCTCTCCCTTCCTGGCAATTAGACACTTCAAGTTGCCTTCCAAAACAGCCTCCATGTTTATGTCTGGAAGCCAGGAAGGTATTATCATAG GGGGAGGTGGAGGCCAGGCTCTATATATTGATGCTAATCTGAATCATGGAAGAACAGAACACTGTGAAACATTTGACAACCCTCCTCTCTGCCAGCAAAACTTCCAGGTGCAGCTACTAGAAGTTTGGGGATTTCAAAACTCCTGA